Proteins found in one Abyssibius alkaniclasticus genomic segment:
- a CDS encoding DUF1330 domain-containing protein — MKQGYIIARIDVHDAETYAKYTAQSPIVAAQFGGEFIVRGGQCEQAEGAGRARQVVIRFPSYARAVEFYQSPEYQAILPLALAGSNRELVIVEGA; from the coding sequence ATGAAACAGGGCTATATCATCGCGCGGATTGATGTGCATGACGCGGAAACCTACGCGAAGTATACCGCGCAATCCCCTATTGTTGCTGCACAATTCGGCGGCGAGTTTATTGTGCGCGGTGGCCAGTGCGAACAGGCCGAAGGCGCGGGCCGCGCGCGCCAGGTCGTCATCCGCTTCCCAAGCTATGCCCGCGCGGTGGAGTTTTACCAAAGCCCCGAATATCAGGCGATTCTGCCGCTGGCGCTTGCCGGGTCCAACCGCGAACTCGTTATCGTTGAAGGAGCCTGA
- a CDS encoding RNA methyltransferase, with translation MAGTDHTAQADWGGPGPIFVLVRPQMGENIGGAARAMWNFGLDRMRLVAPRDGWPNSRAVAMASGAGRVLDHVRVDADVNAATADLHFTFATTARSRDLTKPVFTPEAAMAEAAKRIARGENVGVLFGPERAGLENADLVGANALISVPVNPAFASLNLAQCVLLTAYEWRRAQGVDQHVSLQMGRAARPALAIERQKLNEHLEAKLDAVNFFWPEPKRDSLVESLRALLARFDMTDADIRMFHGIIRALTEKHETPPAPK, from the coding sequence ATGGCCGGAACAGACCACACAGCACAGGCCGATTGGGGCGGACCGGGGCCGATTTTCGTGCTTGTGCGCCCGCAGATGGGCGAAAATATTGGCGGTGCGGCGCGCGCCATGTGGAATTTCGGGCTGGACCGGATGCGGCTGGTCGCCCCGCGCGATGGCTGGCCAAACAGCCGCGCCGTGGCTATGGCCAGCGGGGCGGGGCGCGTTCTGGACCATGTGCGCGTGGATGCCGATGTGAACGCCGCAACCGCCGATTTGCACTTTACCTTTGCCACAACCGCGCGCAGCCGCGACCTGACCAAGCCCGTTTTCACCCCCGAAGCGGCAATGGCCGAGGCCGCAAAGCGCATTGCGCGCGGCGAAAATGTCGGCGTGTTGTTCGGCCCCGAACGTGCGGGGCTTGAAAATGCCGACCTTGTCGGCGCCAATGCACTGATTTCCGTGCCCGTCAACCCGGCCTTTGCCTCGCTCAACCTGGCGCAATGCGTGCTGCTTACCGCCTATGAATGGCGGCGCGCGCAGGGGGTTGACCAGCATGTTTCGCTGCAAATGGGGCGTGCCGCGCGGCCCGCGCTGGCAATCGAGCGCCAGAAGCTGAACGAGCATCTGGAGGCCAAGCTCGATGCGGTAAATTTCTTCTGGCCCGAACCCAAGCGCGACAGTCTGGTCGAAAGCCTGCGCGCGCTTCTGGCGCGGTTTGATATGACCGATGCCGATATCCGCATGTTCCACGGCATTATTCGCGCCCTGACCGAAAAGCACGAAACACCCCCCGCGCCAAAATGA
- the alaS gene encoding alanine--tRNA ligase has translation MVTLNDIRSKFTEYFESNGHSHVASSPLVPRNDPTLMFTNAGMVQFKNVFTGLETRDYSRAVTSQKCVRAGGKHNDLDNVGYTARHHTFFEMLGNFSFGDYFKDEAIPLAWNLLTREYGIDKDRLLVTVYHTDDEAAALWKKVAGLPEERIIRIATNDNFWMMGATGPCGPCSEIFYDHGDTIPGGPPGSPDEDGDRFIEIWNLVFMQFEQHADESRTALPRPSIDTGMGLERFGALLQGKHDNYDTDLMRSLIEASANATNSDPDGAGNIHHRVIADHLRSTSFLIADGVLPSNEGRGYVLRRIMRRAMRHAHLLGAKDPVMHRLVGALVAQMGQAFPELGRARAMIEETLKLEETRFKTTLDRGLRLLDAELEGMAEGAPLAGETAFKLYDTYGFPLDLTQDALREKGRSVDTGGFDAAMANQKAMARAAWAGSGEAADENIWFDIAENHGHTEFLGYDTEDAEGAVLAIVCDGNATAAAQMGDKVQIVVNQTPFYAESGGQVGDAGLLRTDTGAVQVSDVRKKAGVFVHIGEVIEGTIKTGDAARLHVDHARRTAIRANHSATHLLHEALRSVLGEHVAQRGSLNDDARLRFDFSHARAMDADELARVEVEVNEYIRQNSPVETRVMTPDEAEALGARALFGEKYGDEVRVVSMGKKPGSGLGAGRDTYSLELCGGTHVTRTGDIGAFKLLGESATAAGVRRIEALTGAGATTHIACQIAALGAASEQIKAKPEDLAARITALLAERKALQAELAETRRKLALGGAGGAAPVAEVNGIRLLSQVVTGVSAKDLREMMNEQKASHGSGVVIMVADTDGKAAVAVSVSPDLTNRVSAVDLVRAAAAELGGQGGGGRPEMAQAGGNDPSRADAAIATVTKMLEAL, from the coding sequence ATGGTCACGCTCAACGACATCCGCAGCAAGTTTACCGAGTATTTCGAGAGCAACGGGCACAGCCATGTTGCAAGCTCGCCGCTCGTGCCGCGCAACGACCCGACGCTGATGTTCACCAATGCCGGCATGGTGCAGTTCAAGAATGTCTTTACCGGGCTAGAGACGCGCGACTATTCGCGCGCCGTGACCAGCCAGAAATGTGTGCGCGCGGGCGGCAAGCATAACGATCTTGATAATGTCGGCTATACCGCGCGCCACCATACGTTCTTTGAAATGCTCGGCAATTTCAGCTTTGGCGACTATTTCAAGGATGAGGCGATTCCGCTGGCCTGGAACCTGCTGACCAGGGAATACGGCATCGACAAAGACAGGCTTCTGGTCACGGTCTATCATACCGATGACGAGGCGGCCGCCCTGTGGAAAAAGGTTGCTGGCCTGCCCGAAGAGCGGATCATCCGCATCGCCACGAATGACAATTTCTGGATGATGGGCGCAACCGGCCCCTGCGGGCCGTGTTCCGAGATTTTCTATGATCACGGCGATACGATCCCCGGCGGCCCGCCGGGCAGCCCGGATGAGGATGGCGACCGTTTCATCGAAATCTGGAACCTTGTGTTCATGCAGTTTGAGCAACATGCCGATGAAAGCCGCACGGCCTTGCCGCGCCCGTCGATTGACACGGGCATGGGGCTGGAACGCTTTGGCGCGCTTTTGCAGGGCAAGCACGACAATTACGACACCGACCTGATGCGCAGTCTGATCGAGGCATCGGCCAATGCCACCAATTCCGACCCTGACGGGGCGGGCAATATCCACCATCGGGTGATCGCCGATCACTTGCGCTCCACCTCGTTTCTCATTGCCGATGGCGTTCTGCCCAGCAACGAGGGCCGCGGCTATGTGTTGCGCCGCATCATGCGCCGCGCCATGCGCCATGCGCATTTGCTGGGCGCAAAAGACCCGGTCATGCACCGATTGGTTGGCGCGCTTGTCGCGCAGATGGGGCAGGCCTTTCCTGAACTCGGGCGCGCCCGTGCGATGATCGAGGAAACGCTGAAGCTCGAAGAAACCCGCTTCAAAACCACGCTCGACCGCGGTTTGCGCCTGCTGGATGCCGAGCTTGAAGGCATGGCTGAAGGCGCGCCGCTGGCTGGTGAAACCGCCTTCAAACTTTACGACACCTACGGCTTTCCGCTTGACCTTACGCAAGATGCGCTGCGCGAAAAGGGCCGCAGTGTCGATACCGGCGGCTTTGATGCGGCTATGGCCAACCAAAAGGCAATGGCGCGGGCCGCCTGGGCGGGCTCGGGCGAGGCGGCGGATGAAAACATCTGGTTCGATATTGCCGAAAATCACGGCCATACCGAGTTTCTGGGCTATGACACCGAAGATGCCGAAGGCGCGGTTTTGGCAATTGTATGCGATGGCAACGCAACGGCCGCAGCCCAAATGGGTGACAAGGTGCAGATCGTGGTCAACCAAACCCCGTTTTACGCTGAAAGCGGCGGGCAGGTGGGCGATGCGGGCCTGCTGCGCACCGATACGGGCGCGGTGCAAGTGTCTGATGTGCGCAAAAAGGCTGGCGTTTTTGTGCATATCGGCGAGGTGATCGAAGGCACCATCAAAACCGGCGATGCAGCCCGCCTGCATGTTGATCACGCACGCCGCACGGCCATTCGCGCCAACCATTCCGCCACGCATTTGCTGCATGAGGCGCTGCGCAGCGTTTTGGGTGAGCATGTGGCGCAGCGCGGCTCGCTCAACGATGATGCGCGGCTGCGGTTTGACTTTTCCCACGCCAGGGCAATGGATGCCGATGAGCTGGCGCGTGTAGAGGTTGAGGTGAACGAATATATCCGCCAGAACAGCCCGGTTGAAACCCGTGTGATGACCCCGGATGAGGCCGAGGCCCTGGGCGCGCGCGCCCTGTTTGGCGAGAAATATGGCGACGAGGTGCGCGTTGTGTCGATGGGCAAGAAGCCGGGTTCCGGCCTTGGCGCGGGCCGCGACACCTATTCGCTGGAGCTTTGCGGCGGCACCCATGTCACGCGCACGGGCGATATTGGCGCCTTCAAGCTGCTTGGTGAAAGCGCCACGGCCGCCGGTGTGCGCCGCATCGAGGCGCTGACGGGTGCTGGCGCCACCACGCATATTGCCTGCCAGATTGCAGCGCTTGGCGCGGCCTCTGAGCAGATCAAGGCCAAGCCCGAGGATCTGGCCGCGCGTATTACCGCGCTTTTGGCTGAACGCAAGGCATTGCAGGCTGAGCTTGCCGAAACCCGCCGCAAACTGGCGCTTGGCGGGGCGGGCGGGGCTGCGCCTGTGGCCGAGGTCAACGGCATCCGCCTGTTGTCGCAGGTGGTTACAGGCGTTTCGGCCAAGGATTTGCGCGAAATGATGAACGAGCAAAAGGCCAGCCACGGCAGTGGTGTGGTCATCATGGTGGCCGATACCGACGGCAAGGCCGCCGTCGCGGTTTCGGTCAGCCCCGACCTGACGAACCGTGTCAGCGCGGTTGATCTGGTGCGCGCCGCCGCTGCCGAACTTGGCGGGCAGGGGGGCGGTGGCCGCCCGGAAATGGCACAGGCCGGTGGCAATGACCCAAGCCGTGCTGATGCCGCAATCGCAACTGTAACGAAAATGCTGGAGGCATTATGA
- a CDS encoding DUF1330 domain-containing protein: MPAYWIAHVTVTNPEAYGQYASRATEAIAAHGGTFLARSGRYKQLEGKDRARNVVAVFPTFEAAIACYDSAEYQHAMSFAKGAAERDLMVVEGV, from the coding sequence ATGCCCGCTTACTGGATTGCGCATGTCACCGTAACCAACCCCGAAGCCTATGGCCAATATGCCAGCCGCGCGACCGAGGCAATTGCCGCGCATGGGGGCACGTTTCTGGCCCGTTCGGGGCGCTACAAACAATTGGAGGGCAAAGACCGTGCGCGCAATGTTGTCGCGGTGTTTCCAACCTTCGAGGCGGCCATCGCCTGCTATGATTCGGCTGAATACCAGCACGCCATGAGCTTTGCCAAAGGTGCCGCCGAGCGCGATTTGATGGTGGTTGAGGGCGTTTGA
- the recA gene encoding recombinase RecA, with the protein MAQSVLDLGERRQMDKEKALESALSQIERSFGKGSIMRLGANSPVMDIAAISTGSIGLDIALGIGGLPRGRIIEIYGPESSGKTTLALHVLAEEQKNGGICAFVDAEHALDPQYAKKLGVNLDELLISQPDAGEQALEITETLVRSGAVSVVVVDSVAALTPKSELEGDMGDHQVGAQARLMSQAMRKLTAAISRSKCMVIFINQIRMKIGVMFGSPETTSGGNALKFYASVRLDIRRIGSLKDRDEVVGNATRVKVVKNKVAPPFKQVEFDIMYGEGISKRGELIDLGIKAGLVEKSGSWFSYGDVRIGQGRENAKTFLKENVEIATELEDKIRAANGLDFEMLAGPDDTDDVIVDD; encoded by the coding sequence ATGGCGCAATCCGTGCTGGATCTTGGCGAAAGGCGACAAATGGACAAGGAAAAGGCGCTCGAATCCGCGCTCTCACAGATTGAGCGGAGCTTCGGCAAAGGCTCTATCATGCGACTGGGCGCAAACAGCCCTGTTATGGATATTGCAGCAATTTCAACAGGTTCCATTGGTCTGGATATTGCGCTTGGCATTGGTGGCCTGCCGCGCGGCCGGATTATTGAAATTTATGGCCCGGAAAGTTCGGGCAAGACCACGCTTGCGCTGCATGTGCTGGCTGAAGAGCAGAAAAACGGCGGCATCTGCGCCTTTGTCGATGCGGAACACGCGCTCGACCCGCAATATGCCAAGAAACTGGGCGTCAACCTCGATGAATTGCTGATCAGCCAGCCCGATGCGGGTGAGCAGGCGCTGGAAATTACCGAAACGCTGGTGCGTTCGGGTGCGGTTTCGGTCGTGGTTGTCGATTCGGTGGCCGCGCTTACCCCGAAATCCGAGCTTGAGGGCGATATGGGCGACCATCAGGTCGGCGCACAGGCCCGGTTGATGAGCCAGGCCATGCGCAAGCTGACCGCCGCAATCAGCCGCTCCAAATGCATGGTCATTTTCATCAACCAGATTCGCATGAAAATCGGCGTGATGTTTGGCAGCCCCGAAACGACGTCGGGTGGCAATGCGCTGAAATTCTATGCCTCGGTGCGCTTGGATATTCGCCGCATCGGCTCGCTGAAAGACCGTGACGAGGTTGTGGGCAATGCCACGCGCGTGAAGGTCGTTAAAAACAAGGTCGCGCCCCCGTTCAAGCAGGTGGAATTTGACATCATGTATGGCGAGGGCATTTCCAAACGCGGTGAACTGATCGACCTTGGCATCAAGGCCGGGCTGGTTGAAAAGTCGGGCTCGTGGTTTTCCTATGGCGATGTGCGCATCGGGCAGGGGCGCGAGAATGCCAAGACCTTCCTGAAGGAAAATGTCGAAATTGCCACCGAGCTGGAAGACAAGATCCGTGCCGCCAACGGGTTGGATTTTGAAATGCTGGCCGGCCCCGATGACACTGATGATGTGATCGTCGACGATTGA
- a CDS encoding ATP-binding protein translates to MAVTSLNLKQAWQHLRLGLQSASGFAVLLLILLTIALWPELRLVFGDVLALLLPLLAVAFVLGVAAVQARRREKRATRLPPLVLSDSDGNTLWSSPGTGSTARKIAPDNGLGLAPLLLADGTLLWHHAPPAPAVAKNSILDLIELLPVAILSLDNEGRIISANSAARILLGADDLRGVLLEDQAEGLGRSMRERIAEAVAGEISRRSEIARCQRDGQEMYVQISLMHEAGAGGNLIAVLSDKTELKTLEAQFVQSQKMQAVGQLAGGVAHDFNNLLTAISGHVDLLLLRHESGDPDYGDLIQIRQNAMRAAGLVKQLLAFSRKQTLQPKVLNMMDTLSELAHLLNRLLGEKVTLDIEYGDALWPVRVDERQMEQVIMNLVVNARDAMPSGGQVSISSQNETLAQPLRRNRAIVPAGRYVVLRVTDTGCGIDPDKLDKIFEPFFTTKRIGEGTGLGLSTAYGIIKQTGGYIFTDSTPGKGTSFTIYLPAHSFALSAAPMKASEPAQARPEVIKGRILLVEDEAAVRAFAARALRLRGFDVDEAESGEAALAMLDSPGAEYQLFISDVIMPGLDGPGWVRLAKPRFPNTQVVFMSGYAEDAFNDGQPSVDGAAFLAKPFSLKDLTSLASEKLAQA, encoded by the coding sequence GTGGCGGTAACGAGTCTGAACTTAAAGCAAGCATGGCAGCATCTGCGCCTTGGCCTGCAATCTGCCTCTGGCTTTGCTGTTTTGCTGCTCATTTTGCTCACAATCGCGCTTTGGCCCGAATTGCGACTGGTATTTGGCGATGTTCTTGCACTGCTCCTGCCGCTGCTGGCAGTCGCATTTGTGCTTGGCGTTGCTGCGGTTCAGGCGCGCCGCCGCGAAAAACGCGCCACCCGTTTGCCGCCGCTTGTGCTAAGCGATTCGGATGGCAACACCCTTTGGTCGAGCCCCGGCACAGGCAGTACGGCGCGCAAGATTGCTCCCGATAATGGCCTTGGCCTAGCACCCCTGCTGCTGGCCGATGGCACGTTGCTCTGGCACCACGCGCCGCCTGCTCCGGCGGTTGCCAAAAATTCAATCCTTGATCTGATCGAACTGCTTCCCGTCGCCATTCTCAGCCTCGATAACGAGGGCAGGATCATCAGCGCAAACAGTGCGGCGCGCATATTGTTGGGCGCCGATGATCTGCGCGGCGTATTGCTGGAAGATCAGGCCGAAGGTTTGGGCCGCTCGATGCGCGAGCGCATTGCCGAGGCCGTGGCGGGTGAAATTTCGCGGCGTTCGGAAATTGCCCGGTGCCAGCGCGACGGGCAGGAAATGTATGTGCAGATTTCGCTGATGCACGAGGCAGGCGCCGGTGGCAACCTGATCGCCGTGCTAAGCGACAAGACCGAGCTTAAAACGCTTGAAGCACAGTTTGTGCAAAGCCAGAAAATGCAGGCCGTGGGGCAGTTGGCGGGCGGTGTTGCGCATGATTTCAACAATCTGCTGACCGCGATCAGCGGCCATGTCGACCTGCTTTTGCTGCGCCATGAAAGCGGAGACCCCGATTATGGCGACCTGATCCAGATCAGGCAGAATGCGATGCGCGCGGCAGGGCTTGTCAAGCAGCTCTTGGCGTTTTCGCGCAAGCAGACCTTGCAGCCCAAAGTGCTGAACATGATGGACACCTTGTCGGAGCTTGCGCATCTGCTCAACCGGCTTCTGGGCGAGAAGGTAACGCTCGACATAGAATATGGCGACGCGCTTTGGCCCGTGCGCGTGGATGAGCGCCAGATGGAACAGGTGATCATGAACCTTGTGGTCAATGCGCGCGACGCCATGCCAAGCGGCGGGCAGGTCAGCATATCTTCGCAAAATGAAACGCTCGCCCAACCGCTGCGCCGCAACCGCGCGATTGTGCCGGCCGGGCGCTATGTTGTGCTGCGCGTCACCGATACCGGCTGCGGAATTGACCCTGACAAGCTGGACAAGATCTTCGAGCCGTTCTTTACAACCAAGCGCATTGGCGAGGGCACGGGGCTTGGCCTTTCAACGGCCTATGGCATCATCAAACAAACCGGCGGCTATATCTTTACCGACAGCACGCCCGGCAAGGGCACGAGTTTTACGATTTATCTGCCCGCGCACAGCTTCGCGCTTTCTGCCGCGCCCATGAAAGCCAGCGAACCGGCCCAGGCCAGGCCCGAAGTGATAAAGGGGCGTATATTGCTGGTCGAGGATGAGGCTGCCGTGCGTGCCTTTGCGGCACGCGCATTGCGCCTGCGTGGTTTTGATGTTGACGAGGCTGAAAGCGGCGAGGCGGCGCTGGCCATGCTCGACAGCCCCGGTGCCGAATACCAGCTCTTTATTTCCGATGTCATCATGCCGGGGCTGGACGGCCCCGGATGGGTGCGTTTGGCAAAACCCCGCTTTCCCAACACGCAAGTGGTGTTCATGTCGGGCTATGCCGAAGATGCCTTCAACGATGGCCAGCCAAGCGTGGATGGCGCCGCGTTTCTGGCCAAACCGTTTTCGCTGAAAGACCTGACATCGCTGGCCAGCGAAAAACTGGCGCAAGCCTGA
- a CDS encoding NADP-dependent isocitrate dehydrogenase → MTKIKVANPVVELDGDEMTRIIWDFIKQKLVLPYLDIDLKYYDLGMEERDRTDDQITIDAAEAIRKYGVGVKCATITPDEQRVEEFGLKKMWRSPNGTIRNILGGVVFRQPIICKNVPRLVPGWTQPIVIGRHAFGDQYKATDFLFPGAGKLSMKFVGEDGTVIEREVYDAASAGVYMGMYNLDSSIIDFARASMNYGLQMGWPVYLSTKNTILKAYDGRFKDLFQKVFDEEFEDKFKKAGITYEHRLIDDMVACAMKWNGGFVWACKNYDGDVQSDTVAQGFGSLGLMTSVLMTPDGKIVESEAAHGTVTRHYRQHQKGEKTSTNSIASIYAWTGGLKHRAKLDENAALMNFAQTLEKVIVDTVESGWMTKDLALLVGPNQKWLTTEGFLEKIDENLNAALAG, encoded by the coding sequence ATGACCAAGATCAAAGTTGCCAATCCGGTCGTCGAGCTTGACGGCGATGAAATGACCCGCATCATCTGGGATTTCATCAAGCAAAAACTGGTGCTGCCCTATCTGGATATCGACCTGAAATATTACGATCTGGGCATGGAAGAGCGTGACCGCACCGATGACCAGATCACCATTGACGCCGCCGAAGCCATCAGGAAATATGGCGTTGGTGTGAAATGCGCGACCATCACGCCCGATGAGCAGCGGGTTGAGGAATTCGGCCTGAAAAAGATGTGGCGCAGCCCGAACGGCACCATCCGCAACATTCTGGGCGGCGTCGTGTTCCGCCAGCCGATCATCTGCAAGAACGTGCCCCGCCTTGTGCCGGGCTGGACGCAGCCGATTGTCATTGGCCGCCACGCCTTTGGCGACCAGTATAAAGCCACCGACTTTCTGTTCCCCGGCGCTGGCAAGCTCAGCATGAAATTCGTCGGCGAAGATGGCACGGTGATTGAACGCGAGGTCTATGACGCGGCATCCGCTGGCGTTTACATGGGCATGTATAACCTTGACAGCTCGATCATCGACTTTGCCCGCGCCTCCATGAATTATGGTCTGCAAATGGGCTGGCCGGTGTATCTGTCAACCAAGAACACCATTCTCAAAGCCTATGACGGGCGCTTCAAAGACCTGTTCCAGAAGGTGTTTGACGAGGAGTTTGAAGACAAGTTCAAGAAAGCGGGCATCACTTATGAGCATCGGCTGATTGACGATATGGTTGCCTGTGCGATGAAATGGAATGGCGGCTTTGTCTGGGCCTGCAAGAATTACGATGGCGATGTGCAGTCCGACACCGTGGCGCAGGGCTTCGGCTCGCTCGGGCTGATGACCTCGGTGCTGATGACACCGGATGGCAAGATCGTGGAATCCGAGGCTGCGCATGGCACGGTAACGCGCCATTATCGCCAGCACCAGAAGGGCGAAAAAACCTCGACCAATTCGATTGCCTCTATCTATGCCTGGACAGGCGGGCTGAAACACCGCGCCAAGCTTGATGAGAACGCCGCGCTGATGAATTTCGCGCAGACCCTGGAAAAAGTGATCGTCGACACGGTTGAAAGCGGCTGGATGACCAAGGATCTGGCGCTGCTCGTCGGGCCAAACCAGAAATGGCTGACCACCGAAGGTTTTCTGGAGAAGATCGACGAGAACCTGAACGCCGCGCTGGCCGGCTGA
- a CDS encoding MAPEG family protein, translated as MPLHLTIAVIAVFVQVALTLWAIYRMGVMRLADLRAFRPDMAELAVGRHRYSDAVAKMERNAHNQFETPQLFYVGVALAAALNASTWGLAVFAVAYAGLRLVHRYIHVGGNRLGQRFKIYVFSLLALVGLWVSLAIGLVMS; from the coding sequence ATGCCGCTTCATCTGACGATAGCCGTGATCGCCGTGTTCGTGCAGGTCGCGCTGACACTTTGGGCGATTTACCGCATGGGCGTGATGCGCCTTGCCGATTTGCGCGCCTTCCGCCCCGATATGGCGGAACTGGCCGTGGGGCGGCACCGCTATTCCGATGCGGTGGCGAAGATGGAGCGGAACGCCCATAACCAGTTTGAAACCCCGCAACTGTTTTATGTCGGCGTTGCGCTTGCTGCTGCGCTGAATGCCAGCACATGGGGTCTGGCGGTGTTTGCCGTGGCCTATGCCGGGCTGCGGCTTGTGCATCGCTATATCCATGTGGGCGGCAACCGGCTGGGGCAGCGGTTCAAGATCTATGTATTCAGCCTGCTGGCACTGGTCGGGCTGTGGGTATCATTGGCCATTGGCCTGGTTATGTCGTGA
- a CDS encoding RsmB/NOP family class I SAM-dependent RNA methyltransferase codes for MTPGARIAAAIALFDAIEAGEPAERALTRWARSSRFAGSKDRAAIRDLVFDALRQKRSLAHAGGAAGGRMVFAAHQHAAGENVQALFSGDGYAPEPLGPDELAALASTTPAPDPVALDYPDFLDAELRRSLGDDFAPVLAAMQHRAPVDLRVNRLKTGLAEAQNLLARELIFAEPVPGLPDALRVVDNARAVGNSRAYTYGMVELQDVSSQMVARLAAPKAGETVLDYCAGGGGKTLALAALMGNQGRLIAHDVNPGRMKDLPDRARRAGAEVEIWTTAQLAKAPPCTLVLADAPCSGTGAWRRNPDAKWRMTPASLARLNTIQDEVLQTASGYVAPGGRLVYATCSLLACENQDRVDAFLAANPDWQQNDALTLTPLTAGDGFFVAVLARR; via the coding sequence GTGACGCCGGGCGCGCGCATTGCCGCTGCGATTGCGCTGTTTGACGCGATCGAGGCGGGCGAGCCTGCCGAGCGCGCGCTCACGCGCTGGGCGCGTTCCAGCCGCTTTGCAGGCTCAAAAGACCGCGCGGCCATTCGTGATCTGGTGTTTGACGCGCTGCGCCAGAAGCGCAGCCTGGCCCATGCCGGCGGGGCCGCTGGCGGGCGCATGGTGTTTGCCGCGCATCAGCACGCAGCGGGCGAGAATGTGCAGGCGCTGTTCAGCGGCGATGGCTATGCGCCCGAACCGCTTGGCCCCGATGAGCTTGCGGCCCTGGCCAGCACAACACCCGCGCCCGACCCCGTGGCGCTCGACTATCCCGATTTTCTGGATGCCGAGCTTCGCCGCTCGCTTGGCGACGATTTTGCGCCGGTTCTGGCGGCAATGCAGCACCGCGCGCCTGTCGATTTGCGGGTGAACCGGCTGAAAACCGGGCTGGCCGAGGCGCAGAACCTGCTGGCGCGCGAGCTTATTTTTGCCGAACCCGTGCCGGGCCTGCCCGATGCCTTGCGCGTGGTCGACAATGCCCGCGCGGTTGGCAATTCGCGCGCCTATACCTATGGCATGGTCGAATTGCAGGATGTTTCAAGCCAGATGGTTGCCCGGCTGGCCGCGCCGAAAGCGGGTGAAACCGTGCTGGATTACTGCGCAGGCGGTGGTGGCAAAACCCTTGCGCTGGCAGCCCTTATGGGCAACCAGGGCCGCCTGATTGCCCATGATGTGAACCCCGGCCGCATGAAAGACCTGCCCGACCGTGCCCGCCGCGCGGGCGCCGAGGTTGAGATCTGGACCACCGCGCAGCTTGCCAAGGCCCCGCCCTGCACCCTTGTTCTGGCCGATGCGCCCTGTTCGGGCACCGGCGCATGGCGGCGCAACCCCGATGCGAAATGGCGGATGACACCGGCAAGCCTTGCGCGGCTCAACACAATACAGGATGAGGTGCTGCAAACCGCCAGCGGCTATGTCGCACCGGGCGGGCGGCTTGTCTATGCAACCTGCTCGTTGCTGGCCTGTGAAAACCAGGATCGGGTCGACGCGTTTCTGGCCGCCAACCCCGATTGGCAGCAGAACGACGCGCTGACCCTGACACCGCTGACAGCCGGTGACGGGTTTTTCGTGGCGGTCCTGGCGCGTCGCTGA
- a CDS encoding TfoX/Sxy family protein: MPYDETLAEAMRADLAGHAGISEKKMFGGLCFLLNGHMVCGVHKGGGMYRVGKANEAAARAIPGARPLGFTGRPMGGMIEVDEAGLQDGAYRRQWLGMALSHAASLPPKTPKP; the protein is encoded by the coding sequence ATGCCCTATGACGAAACCCTGGCCGAGGCCATGCGGGCCGATCTTGCGGGCCATGCTGGCATTTCGGAAAAGAAAATGTTCGGCGGTCTGTGTTTTCTGCTCAACGGCCACATGGTTTGCGGCGTGCATAAAGGCGGTGGCATGTATCGGGTCGGCAAAGCGAACGAGGCCGCGGCGCGCGCCATTCCCGGTGCCAGGCCGCTGGGGTTTACCGGCAGGCCAATGGGCGGAATGATCGAGGTTGATGAGGCCGGTTTGCAGGACGGCGCATATCGCCGCCAATGGCTGGGCATGGCGCTTTCACACGCGGCCAGCCTGCCGCCCAAAACGCCGAAACCATAA